Below is a genomic region from Cydia amplana chromosome 27, ilCydAmpl1.1, whole genome shotgun sequence.
cgtccaAATGGGCCTCGGCCCTCGACCAAAATGTGTGAAACggccaaaaaaatttttgggatttcggagttggtcccatagaaaaagttgttcagtatggcctACTACCTAATATGGCAGTAAtggcctcgcacaatatggctaacggtccaaaaataacCCTGTATACCTAAGATGAAATAATAGCCATACCTTAGTTCTGGAGACAGGTCCCGTCTCTCCGGCAGATCTGGTTCCTGCGGCTCGTTGTTCCTGTCGGGACAGCACACGCTCCACACCGCGTGCAGTTGGTTCAGGAACGACTCGGTCACGTCTCTAGGCTTGCGGCTCACTGGGGACAAACGGGAATCGATAATTATGTCGATAATTAtcaccaggggggtgtcactccgcagtttaggtacatttggccggcgcacCCATCTGACAGGCGTACGGCAGtaggctgccgctcggcgcgcacgatagtcgtgtcacgtggcgctcgcgctaaattgaaaatacacaatggcttcgaaacttacttccgtgagaatcagacatactatctccggataaaaaatgtatgtttacataatcaacgtttgtaattcctacatatttatcgaacgagcgagcgaagcgaagcgaagttcttacattcaactttgaacacgcggctggctagcggcacgtcccggcatttcgatgtttttaagctgaactgtcagaagatagtttgatacacaataacttaagtaaatttgttctaatttaaatgaaattgggtaaacgtgtagtcgagggcattatattttagtcattaaattatgagcaggctcgatcaagaggttattgagctagaagagcttagaaggccaaaaagctgtttgtgaggtgtcttgctattctggtcattttatttgcaagaaagtatggtcgagtttggtatcaaatgaaagtgctcggcttacacttttataatatcgtttttaaatttaccattttgaaataattagcaagctaaaaataaaataaaattaacataatataggcatttgacatttgacaggaaatatttcggcttaccacagatacagtatcagttaagggctccacagaccttgcaataaatcgtacgcggttttcgatcctttgacgactgcatttaattgatatttttggcgaaccgtgagttctcagttcggggcgaactactagtcttaaaaataataaatcagtggctataggtataaaaacttgcaagtgataaccccgtgccgacactcacagctcggtcataaaactgcggcgcgcaaaggagattcacggttcgtgcgcggttataagtttcaattttgcttgcaggcggcggaattttctgtacggtagtactattagttattctgtgttaTCACTAACGAtttaataacataattttttaataaattttaactTCGGAAAAAAATTGTCCTTTTTCCTCCTCCTGTCCTAActgacaaaaaaaattgtaccacAACCAACATTTTTGTGTTGTTATCCTGTCCCGTCGTCCAAGGGACAATACTGGCACACTTTGTTTGAATATATGTTGTATGCCGTTCTATTAACATGCTTAGTAGATGGCCCATTATGGAAGTTGGTTATAACTACCACaaaaatacatgttttatacatttaaataccATAAAATCAGGATTTCAAGAGTCTTTTGTCCCCTGGACAACTAATCGTAACTATGGCACAAAATATAGTACTAGGTGCAGAaagttcactctctaacaaagcgagtctattacgacagatatgaccgctaggtggcgcaagcgcgaggcgtccgttccgtagcggcgcgcggcaaccactatggctatacaccaaaattggtgtggaccgcatgtacttgtagcgacgcgacgaaattgcggagtgagccacgcctgactatGACAACACTACccatcctgtgccataaatttgtgttttgtacaataaagagtttatacatacataccacaaaatagatacagtacagaagtcaatcacatgtatgtacttctcttttcatacctacgctcggcggtcgctctagggttgtcaactatgatttatgcacaaaaaactatcgtagtagtggccggggcggggtgcttacctacctacctaactgttctgtttaacgttaaaacgaaccatcgagatacaagcagatacctacttacctctatGAAGCCACTGGCTTAAAAAACGtcaattcaccgtttaatgttgaatttaaacaaccgtccactgaacagttataataacttttttttagtttctccattattgcacaaaaaagttgacagacgcgtgtctcaagcggatggcactcgcgctcgcactggtcccaaccggtccgagatatcgtgtccgtgagcagtgtctatgtgtgcgttgctcgagcgcactttgtatgtacattgatttctgtactgtatctgttttgtgtatagtttgtagctttctaataaaccccaaaggctaatcctattgtctattgttaagaaaaaccgctcgtgccacgtgccacaaacacctgcataaaaaatcggtacttcggttactgagtgccggcgagtcgaacgctacagaaccagtctaaaatgtgtcatcgagatgcgtaacaaaggcgcgttatcggagagcgcacctacactggttttttgagcgttggactagcccgcgctcaggtgccaaatagaataattaggacccttttttgcaggtaagtagcacgtgcggttttactgaacaatagacaataggattagccttcggggtctattagaaagctacaaactatacatacatacaacaaGTGACACTTACCATACACGACGCACGCGTCCACACTGAGCTGCAAGATGGCTCGCGCGCCGCGCCCGAACATGTTGTTCGGCGAGCATGCTCGCGAGCATGCTCGCGAGCATGTCGCGAGCGCGCCGCTCAAACCCGTGGGCTCCTCGTAGTCTAGCAGAAGGCATACTTGCTCctgagaaaaaaaagtttaaatctcGTGAAAATTTACATAGGTTTTTATCGCCGATTGTacttttctttggactgtcatCTTCTAAAATACTAATAGTTAAACCAAAGAGAATTTAAAATAGAGgcgtattgtcaaagtaaattttgtagccacagtcaatttactgccatctttcgacagaagattaaaactgttagagcgccatttgattttgatccttatttTTCCACtgttatgtgttaatttgttaaatattgaaacgtacgggtttacaaattatacataaaccttcctcttgaatcactctatgtcaaaaataccgcatcaaaatccgttgcgtagttttaaagatacatacatacagacagacagacagcgggaagcgactttgttttatactatgtagtgatgagtatgagtatgtttattgtttattgtcatttattgcatacatgtaCATTGATGCATAGAAATACATGATGTTATACTTAATGTTAGGAAGCGTACATGTTACCCTGTGAGGGTGTTACAATATGATTGTAGCTGTCTTACATTTACTTAATCACTAACTTATATAGCAATACGAAATTTTTACTTAATTCTCTAatatcttaatttaattatatttataatatatagttaATTCGAATAAAATACCGTTTTTTCCTTACATCTAGAAAAGTAGGTCAgattagttaattaattaaggtTATCATCATTTAGGAAATCATCGATGCTATAGTAACATTTTTCGGTAAGTAAGTTAAtgagttttcttttaaatattttgtctttCGTCTCAGTAGATATATTATGAGGGAGCTTGTTGAATATTTTGATTGATCTTACGTGGGggctatttttatatattgctaGATTACATGAGTATGAGTACCTTAAGATGAATGATGGCGGACGCCACGCTGACGGCCGAGGTGAAGTTGTCGAGCGCCTCGCTCGGCTTGGGTTCCGTTTTTGGCTCCGGCTTTACCGCGTCGCCGAGGGTTATGAGGTTGTGCATTTCCGCTTCTATGTCTTTGCATAAGACGGCTGGGGAagatatacatacatttaaCGTTATGACGATGTTACGGTACACCCACGTTTATATTATAATGCCCACTCTTTGTTTTACTGAATTAAATCTGCCCACTTCGTTAATATAACTCTAAATAATGACCTAAATGACCTTTAGATGCCCACTTTTTGGCCTGTCCTCTTTTAAATCTGCCCACGTTTGCCCACTTCTTTAATATAACactaaataattacttatatcaCCGTTAGATGCCCACTTTTTGGCCTGTTCTCTTTTAAATCTGCCCACTTTTGCCCACTTCTTTAATATAACactaaataattacttatatcaCCTTTAGATGCCCACTTTTTGGCCTGTCCTCTTTTAAATCTGCCCACTTTTGCCCACTTCTTTACTCCACATCATCACAGTAACGACTAGTACTCCACATCATCTCTAATTGCCCACTTTTTGGCCTGTCCTCTTTTAAATCTGCCCACTTTTGCCCACTTCACTCCACATCATCACAGTAACGACTAGTACTCCACATCATCTCTAATTGCCCACTTTTTTGCCTGTCCTCTTTTAAATCTGCCCACTTTTTCAATACAGCAACGACTAGTGCTCCGCATCATCACTAATTGCCCACTTTTTTTCCTAGACCATTTTAAATGTGCCCACTCACCCGTGCTAGTCCAGTGGTCCCTCGCCCACCGCAGCACGGCCGCCTTGCTGGCCCGGGCGGCCGCGTGCTGCAACGCTTTGGGCGCGAGTGGCAGTAACGACGTCAGGGCGCCGCTAACACGGGACAATGTGTCGATGTTTTGGGCGGACTCCCGTAGTTGGGTGAGGTGGGACGTGTAGATGGCTTGTAGGGTTTTGAGGAGAGCTTGCTATCGACAAAGACGGTTAAGGTTAATTTCCATTTTTTGAACGAACGAAAAACATTACGCTTGTCTGGTATCTGTTGTATAAGGTTCGAATTTATTGTGTGTTGAGCAGACTAGGGTTTTATAAACCTGTCATAACCCCAcattacgaggggtgttcaaaatattctcggtatgagaatgaaaacaaacaagtacgaaaagtttgatatttttatttttcaatatactccccccctatgttcatacacttaaaagatcgatcaattattttttttaatcctgcataaaaatattttttatctttggtgtaaaaatgctcctccactgccgtcttcaatgcttcatcatccgaaaatttatttccacgcagatcctttttaagattggggaacaaaaagaagtcgctgggggctaagtccggactatacggtgggtgagtaacagtttcaaacccacattcaacaatagctgccttggcaatatgagcagtatggacgggggcgttgtcatgcagaagcataacacctttggttaactttcctcgcctcttttctttgattgcatcctttaattgacgtagaatgttagcgtagtactgtcctgtgatatttacacctttttctttataatcgatcagtaatactccttcacaatcccaaaatatcgtggccatgaccttgccagctgaagggatgaccttgaacttcttgggatgagctgaacccttaatgtgccactgcatggactcttgtttactctctgggtcataatgatgaacccaggtttcatctccagtaactattctttgcagcacctcatcaggattttcaccgcacaggtcaataaaatcggaacaacaagctacacgcatgtctttttgaagccgagtcagcattcgcggaacccatcttgcacttacttttgacatattaagatggtcatggataataatatcatgtacggtaccaatagagagattggttacttgtgctatagattttaccttcactcgaccatcttccaatataagtttttccactttatcaatattttcttgtgaagtagctactacaggccggccaggtctagggtcgtcttcaacactctcccttccacgtttaaactcgcttgaccacttttgaatggtagataaagaaggagcagactcacggtaaacacaatccatttcctcttttatggttttttgatttttaccctgttttgtcaagaattttatcacgcatcgatgttctaatttagttaacattgtcaattcccacatgatgttcatgtttgttcagcaattgcagaaaaacaaaagaacatctcgcttcgaattatacttttttttaatgtcaatgaataaaccttagcggccagtaacgaaagaaattttagaagaggttgtaagatatcaataccgagaatattttgaacgcccctcgtacataaaCAATCCTTCTATCTACAGTTAGATACCATAAAATACTGCATTAATATCATTCTGTATTAATCCCCCTCTCACTGATATTTTGGAtcactgagccaaaatagtTAATTATTAATCCCACTCTGCCCACTTTCACAAAAAAGAGTCCCAATAATGTCCACAATCCACCCCTACATCCCAAACACTCCATATATAGTTTCTATGGCACTCCCACACTTGCCCAATCTGACCAAATTGGCCCACTCTTACCAATTCTTTCATCCTAAACCCTTCTTACGCTATCTCTCACTGTTATCTCGCATAAGATCAGTATGCGGTATTCGAACCTTGGAATCATGCAaagaattatttataaaattcaaaattttgaCTCTACCATGTTTGTATGTGTATGAAATTTCAATGTATGTCAAATGTAATATGAACCAGTTTACGACATTCAATAGTTTGCgacaacaaaattaattataaattttctaGAACCGCTTTTGTATCAAAAAGTATATTTGGTATGGCACCacgaatatttaataaattgccaattaatattttaaacctAGAAAacattaatgaatttaaaattgcattatataattttttgacatccaaAGCCTACTACACCATTCAGGAATATCTTAATGACATATATTCATAGTTATAAGAACTagttaataagtacttagatattaattaatttcatttaaatatgaTGCATGCGACACACATGACATCACACAATATTTGCATGTCTCTATGACCAAACATGTAGCTCTATTGTATTAGTATTTAAGACCTGTATATACcatgtttaagcaaataaaactctgaatctgaatctgttCCAAGTCATTCCCACACTTGCCCAATCTGACCAAATTGGCCCACTCTTACCAATTCTTTCATCCTAAACCTTTCTCACGCTATCTCTCACTGTTCCAAGTCATTCCCACACTTGCCCACTCTGCCCACTTCTGCCCACTCTCACCAGATCGTCTCCCCGCTCCGCCACGGCCTTCCTGGCGCCGTCCCTGGCCATGGCCCGGGCCGCGTTGACGGAGGCCGTCAGGTCGCGCACGCAGGCCGCCGTCACACGCTCTATGGTCAGTTCTAGGACTCGGCGGGTCGATGACGGCTGGGATTTGATCAGCTCTTCCTCTAGACGCATCTAGAAGTAAAATACATCTATGACACAAatagaatagggaatattacgcgaaactctgcggggcgccacttccacaaccTGTCACAAtctaattttgttatctaacctctctatcactcttgcatattcgagcgatagagaggcagatagcttAGTTTCGAtctcgcgtttcccggtaggccctttgtaaacaaaccgccttgatgtatcaatgtcatattttatcgtctgtgaaaatttgtcaaaaaacagtttaagacacagtatgtataagttactctatggtttacgaaaggcgcACTAATGCGGCAAAACGTTGCAGTAATATTCCCTAGTATGCCCTTAATGAGGATAAACTCGCAAAACTTGACGCAGAATAGCGTCAAATCAATACGTTTTTTGTCGCTGTCTGTACATACTTTTTTTaataggcaactaatactcatcgagacagttctaacaaacccaaacacaattaggttgcgttgttttatcaaagACATCatctgtgtccatcatcagatcagctcgatggtaagtATTAGAAGACCTCTTTTCCCTAGCTACTCGTGGGACGTTTATGgataatttaaaagaaaaagaagaagataGTTTAGACGCCATTTCCTCGGCTCTGGAGTCGATCCTGGCCGATGATCGTGTCGGAGCGAAGGAGGCTGTAGAAGCCTCCAGTACGCCCGAGGTTTGCTCCCAGGGAGGGGAGAGTGAAGCTGTGGTCGATAGAGACGTCGTCGTCTCTGGCACGCCCGGCGACAGCTCCTCTGCCAAAGAGCCGCGTAAACACAAACGCTTGTCGGGTGCTGCTCGCAAGAGGTTCCGCAGGCTTATGGGCGACGGGGTAGCCAAAGAGCAAGCCCTGTCAATGGCCCGTAAGCCTAGGGCGGACATCCCTGTGGAGAAGCCGGCCACGGAGAAAGGCCCTGTAAAAAGGGTCCGCTCTGAGGACGATTCTCCACAGGGATCAGCGAAAAAGGTCCCGAAAATCCGCGCTGATACCTCAGGGGAGCTTCGGCATCCTAGCTTCCGGGAGGTAGCGGGGTCCTCACGAGTAGGGATCCGTAATTCGGACCCTATGAGTGAGGATCAAATGAAGTCGGTCCACCGGCACCTAAATCTCGCCATGGTTAAGCAATGGGCGAATGCGAAGGGCGGTGCACCGCAGTTTCTGGGCTTCATTCACAAGACAGGCTGGATACTTGTGACCTGTGTCAACCAGGTTAGCAGGGACTGGCTTGTGAAGGAAGTCCCGAACCTTAAGCCGTGGCCGGAGGCGAAACTCTCGGTCATCCCTGAGGGTGAATTGCCCAAACCAGCCACGGCTATCACCTTCATTCCGGAGTCCGAGGCGGCCTCTGTGGAGGAAGCCTTAGCGCTGTTCAGGGTCCAGAACTTTGGCCTGAACACAGAACTCTGGAAAGTTCTCGGGGAGAAGGCTGAGCAGGGTGGCAGGGTGGTCACTTTCGCTCTGGATGAGCCTTCTGCCGAGACCCTTAAGGCCAATGGTGGAGAAGTAGCCATTGGCTTTAAGAAGGTGCTGTTCCGGCTAAAAGGGGGGCCAAATGCTCCCCCAGCACAGCAGACGAAGCAGCAACCTCAGCCCCTCGCTGAACCTACTCCTGGGCCAAGTACCATGGTACCTGACAGCCGAAACCCTATACCCCAGGGCTCCCGTGGCCGTGGGGGCGGGCAACCGGCAGCCAGAGGCACAAGGGGCGCGACGAGGGGCATGGTACCCGGACGGGCCAGACCCACAACCTCAGCAACAGGAGGACCTCAAGGGACTCCTAGTGCGAGAGGCAGGGGAGGGCCACAACGGGTCACCAAAAGGGCCAAATAAAAGGCGTTGGCCCTATGGCACCCGCGAGGGTCCTGCAAGCGAACATCCATCATGCAGCAGCTGCCACGGCCATTGTTGAAAGCCGGCTTGCAGGACACGTCGACCTCGCATTACTTCAAGAACCTTGGGTGCGAAACTCAACCATACTAGGACTGAACTCGGTTGGTAAAGTTTTATACAATACTAACGGAATTAAGCCTAGGGCTTGCATTGCTTTTGGCAAGAACATTGACTTTCTACCTGTTCCAGAGTTATGCACAGACGACCTGGTAGCAGCGTATGTAAATCTCAAGGGATGGAGCGGGCAGAGGATTATACTTTGCTCGGCATACCTCCCTGGAGACAGGAATGACCCCTCTGCGGAACTCACAGCCGTGGCCGACTATGCCCGCAGACACAACGCAGAAATTCTGGTGGGATGCGACGCTAACgcccaccacaccaactggggaAGCACTGACATCAATGATAGGGGTGAGTTACTACATGACTTTCTTCTATTCAATAACTTCCAAATTCTAAACATAGGATGTACACCCACCTTTGTCACTAGGGTTAGGAAGGAGGTTTTAGACTTGACTTTTGCATCCTCAAATCTAGCCAGGCATATACAGAACTGGAGGGTAAGTGATGTGGAATCGCTGTCAGATCATAAGCACATctgttttaatatatgtttttctCTCAGTGTTCAAACGGTCACCTTCAGGGATCCCCGGAGGACGGACTGGGAGGGCTACAGGAGCAGCCTAGAACGTAATCTGGAATCCGCAGCGAAGGTGATAAAAACGAGGGAGAGTTTAGAACTTGCGGTAGAGGTGGTCTCAAATGGCATTGTAAGTGCCTTTGAAGAAAACTGTGCTCCCAAGGTCAAATCAACTAAACGTGTGGTCCCATGGTGGAACTCCAACCTCAGGAGGCTCAGGGCCAAAGCACGCAAGTTATTCAATAGGGCTAAGAGGACAGATGAGTGGGAGGTCTATCGGAAAGCCCTAAATGAATACAGTAAAGAGATTAGGAAAGCTAAGAGAGCGTCATGGAGGAGGTTCTGCGAGGACATTGAAAATACGCCTCAAGGAGCGAGACTTCACAGGATACTCTCCAAAGCTAGAAGTAATCAAGTGGGCCTTCTCAGGAGGCATGATGGCTCCTTCACTGCTAGTGAGACGGAGACTCTGGAGCTCTTAGCTGAAACTCACTTTCCAGGGGCAGGACAGTCACACGAGCCCCAGGTGGTCAGAGGCCTGCATAGGCCCTGCCCGGAGGACTGGAGGCAGGCTGCCCTCGTCATAAGACCCGGGATAGTGAGGTGGGCCATAAGCTCGTTTAAACCCTACAAGACGTGCGGCCTGGACGGAGTAAGCCCTGTGCTAATGCAGCGAGGAGCTGAAGTCCTAATCCCGCATTTGGTTAGAATCTTCAGAGCTAGCTATGCCTGGGGACATCTACCAGAACAGTGGAACAAGGTCAAGGTATTATTTATACCGAAGGCTGGGAGGAAGGATTACGCGTTAGCCAAGTCCTTCAGACCCATCAGCCTCTCCTCGTTCCTCCTTAAGACCTTGGAAAAGGTAATTGATAGGTACATCAGGGAGAGCTGTCTTCTGAGTAAACCCATACACGACAGCCAACATGCTTACCGTAGGGGCAGATCTACAGAGACTGCCTTGCTGGAGCTGGTTGACAGAGTGGAAAGGGCTTTGGAAGACAGGGAAATAGCCCTATCGGCCTTCTTAGATATTGAGGGCGCTTTTGATAATACACCCATTCGGACACTGGTGGAAGGGCTTAGGGCCAAAGAGGTGGACTCCACCACTATCCGCTGGGTGCAAAGCATGCTCTCAAGCAGAATGGTTAGGCTGGACTTGCTTAACACCACACTCGAAGTGGCCACTGTGAGAGGCTGCCCGCAGGGGGGTGTCTTATCTCCCCTGCTCTGGACTCTTGCGGTGGATGGACTTCTGCACAAGATGGCGGAGCTTCGAATCGACACACAGGGGTACGCTGACGACCTTGTTGTGACGGTGAGGGGCAACTGCCAAAGTACTTTATTAGACCTTATGCAGAGGGCT
It encodes:
- the LOC134660568 gene encoding uncharacterized protein LOC134660568 is translated as MGDGVAKEQALSMARKPRADIPVEKPATEKGPVKRVRSEDDSPQGSAKKVPKIRADTSGELRHPSFREVAGSSRVGIRNSDPMSEDQMKSVHRHLNLAMVKQWANAKGGAPQFLGFIHKTGWILVTCVNQVSRDWLVKEVPNLKPWPEAKLSVIPEGELPKPATAITFIPESEAASVEEALALFRVQNFGLNTELWKVLGEKAEQGGRVVTFALDEPSAETLKANGGEVAIGFKKVLFRLKGGPNAPPAQQTKQQPQPLAEPTPGPSTMVPDSRNPIPQGSRGRGGGQPAARGTRGATRGMVPGRARPTTSATGGPQGTPSARGRGGPQRVTKRAK